One Peterkaempfera bronchialis DNA window includes the following coding sequences:
- a CDS encoding DUF2382 domain-containing protein translates to MQTDIDPRDLIGHKAVDRNGDKIGTVDEVYLDDATGRPEWAAVRTGVFGRDAFVPLNASEFSGDQLRVPYEKSLIKDSPDFGAGQHLSPAQEMQLYRYYGLDAPGGRAPQSAAQPAPDRDFGAVPAAGPAQDQAQSQSQSQAQTQAQAPAAAQEARPHQEAQAAQAAESRRTEETAARARLASEDQSASAHRPSTVEHIHAAPRFTEPGPAQTSAARQESSATTRPGPSHLDVVCREERVEVTTEWHVLGTARLRKYVVTEEVERRIPVVRERVRIERVPVTEAELAGLSDEDITEAVEEVTLREERPVVRKRMVPIERVRLVVERVTHEEVVRTQLRREQVKVHDGGATGRTDLGGSPDSPHVVQFNGSGPSSHLEQPIA, encoded by the coding sequence GTGCAGACCGACATCGATCCGCGGGACCTGATCGGTCACAAGGCCGTCGACCGGAACGGGGACAAGATCGGCACCGTGGACGAGGTGTACCTCGACGACGCGACCGGCCGCCCCGAGTGGGCCGCGGTCCGCACCGGCGTCTTCGGCCGCGACGCCTTCGTCCCGCTCAACGCAAGCGAGTTCTCCGGCGACCAGCTGCGGGTGCCGTACGAGAAGTCGCTCATCAAGGACTCCCCCGACTTCGGCGCGGGCCAGCACCTCTCGCCCGCGCAGGAGATGCAGCTCTACCGCTACTACGGCCTCGACGCCCCCGGCGGCCGCGCGCCGCAGAGTGCGGCGCAGCCCGCGCCGGACCGCGACTTCGGCGCGGTGCCGGCCGCCGGCCCCGCCCAGGACCAGGCCCAGTCGCAGTCGCAGTCGCAGGCCCAGACCCAGGCCCAGGCGCCCGCAGCGGCGCAGGAGGCCCGGCCGCACCAGGAGGCCCAGGCGGCCCAGGCGGCCGAGTCGCGCCGCACCGAGGAGACGGCCGCCCGGGCACGCCTGGCATCGGAGGACCAGAGCGCGTCCGCGCACCGGCCGAGCACGGTCGAGCACATCCACGCGGCCCCCCGGTTCACCGAGCCCGGCCCTGCCCAGACCTCGGCGGCGCGGCAGGAGTCCTCCGCCACGACCCGGCCCGGCCCCTCGCACCTGGACGTGGTCTGCCGTGAGGAGCGGGTGGAGGTGACCACCGAATGGCACGTCCTGGGCACCGCCCGGCTGCGCAAGTACGTGGTGACGGAGGAGGTGGAGCGCCGTATCCCGGTGGTCCGGGAGCGGGTGCGGATCGAGCGGGTGCCGGTCACCGAGGCCGAACTCGCCGGGCTGAGCGACGAGGACATCACCGAGGCCGTCGAGGAGGTCACCCTGCGCGAGGAGCGCCCGGTGGTCCGCAAGCGGATGGTGCCGATCGAGCGGGTCCGGCTGGTCGTGGAGCGGGTCACCCACGAGGAGGTCGTCCGCACCCAGCTGCGCCGCGAGCAGGTGAAGGTGCACGACGGCGGCGCGACCGGCCGGACCGACCTGGGCGGGTCGCCCGACTCCCCCCATGTGGTGCAGTTCAACGGCTCGGGTCCGTCCTCGCACCTGGAGCAGCCGATCGCCTGA